Proteins encoded within one genomic window of Salinisphaera sp. T31B1:
- a CDS encoding ParA family protein, with product MPVIAIVSSKGGVGKTTVTANLGGFLALAGYRVLMVDADIQPTLSSYYPFEHRAASGLYDVVTTGAIAQAISHTTLPNLDIIISDDPEGRLENWILHTPDGRIRLRRALADIDYDFVLIDTQGAIGPLQDLGVLAGDLLLSPIPPEILSAREFARGTLSMLERLRPMRLLGAPVGHLYGLCYRMDRTVDARLVANTLRQSPFAETHGGISILDTVVPATVAYREAASAQVPIHVWEPRRRGGTAPAALETMAALVRELLPQVDTAWARNPP from the coding sequence ATGCCGGTGATCGCCATCGTGTCGAGCAAAGGCGGGGTCGGCAAGACGACCGTGACCGCCAACCTGGGCGGATTCCTAGCACTTGCAGGTTATCGCGTCCTCATGGTCGATGCGGATATCCAGCCCACGTTGAGTTCGTACTATCCGTTCGAGCATCGTGCCGCCAGCGGACTCTACGATGTCGTCACCACGGGGGCCATAGCGCAGGCGATCAGCCACACGACTCTGCCCAATCTGGACATCATCATCTCGGACGATCCAGAGGGGCGGCTTGAAAACTGGATCCTGCACACCCCCGATGGCCGGATTCGGCTACGCCGTGCGCTCGCCGATATCGACTACGACTTCGTCCTGATCGATACCCAAGGCGCGATCGGTCCACTGCAGGATCTCGGCGTGCTCGCCGGCGACCTCCTGCTCTCGCCGATTCCGCCTGAAATCCTGAGTGCGCGGGAGTTCGCCCGCGGCACACTGTCCATGCTGGAGCGCTTGCGGCCCATGCGCCTGCTGGGTGCGCCCGTCGGGCATCTGTACGGGCTGTGCTATCGCATGGACCGCACGGTCGATGCGCGCCTGGTGGCGAACACGCTGCGGCAATCGCCGTTTGCCGAAACCCATGGCGGCATCTCGATCCTCGATACCGTAGTGCCGGCCACGGTGGCCTACCGCGAGGCCGCCAGTGCCCAAGTCCCCATCCATGTCTGGGAGCCTCGCCGTCGCGGTGGCACGGCGCCGGCCGCGCTGGAGACCATGGCTGCGCTCGTTCGCGAGCTGCTGCCGCAAGTCGATACGGCATGGGCGAGAAATCCGCCATGA
- a CDS encoding IS256 family transposase, whose amino-acid sequence MRDDTTIPLADPSFADALSDLVRDGAQRIIKQAVQAELDAFLQAHADCDGTGRREIVRNGYQPERDVLRGVGPVSVALPKTRDRAGQGRRFSSALLPPYLKKTRRLESVLPWLYLKGVSTNDFDEALKALFGESVKGLSASTISRLKVGWGTEYETFRECDWRGHEMVYLWADGIYINVRAAERRCVLVVIGCDSHGRKHFLAIEEGFRESTESWKALLLSLRDRGLTVAPKLAVGDGAMGFWSALAEVYPKTCVQRCWVHKTANVLDKLPKRIQPQAKGHLHEIWQANTRHHAEQAFDRFVATYGDKYPKATACLAKDRTELLAFYDFPAAHWQHLRISNPIESTFATIHLRTAATRNCVSAKSGLALVHQLAMSAQQRWRRLRGFKQLADVINGVQFIDGIDERQLSRKAA is encoded by the coding sequence ATGCGAGACGATACGACGATTCCCCTCGCCGATCCAAGCTTTGCGGATGCTTTGTCCGACCTGGTGCGCGATGGCGCCCAGCGCATCATCAAACAGGCCGTACAAGCCGAGCTGGATGCGTTTCTGCAGGCCCACGCCGATTGCGACGGCACTGGGCGCCGTGAAATCGTACGCAATGGGTATCAACCCGAACGCGACGTGCTCAGGGGCGTTGGCCCGGTCTCGGTTGCGCTGCCCAAGACCCGCGATCGGGCCGGACAGGGCCGACGGTTTTCTTCCGCGTTGTTGCCGCCGTATCTGAAGAAGACGCGCCGACTGGAATCGGTATTGCCGTGGCTGTATCTCAAGGGCGTGTCGACCAACGATTTCGACGAAGCGCTCAAGGCGTTGTTCGGTGAGTCGGTCAAAGGCCTGTCGGCGTCGACGATCAGCCGGCTCAAGGTTGGCTGGGGGACCGAGTACGAGACCTTTCGTGAGTGTGATTGGCGCGGCCACGAGATGGTGTATCTCTGGGCGGACGGCATCTATATTAATGTGCGCGCCGCCGAGCGGCGCTGTGTGCTGGTGGTCATCGGCTGCGATAGTCACGGCCGCAAGCACTTCCTGGCGATTGAAGAAGGCTTTCGGGAATCGACCGAGAGCTGGAAAGCGCTGTTGCTGAGTCTGCGTGACCGCGGGTTGACCGTCGCGCCCAAGCTGGCCGTCGGCGACGGCGCGATGGGCTTCTGGAGTGCGCTGGCCGAGGTCTATCCCAAGACCTGCGTTCAGCGATGCTGGGTCCATAAAACCGCGAACGTGCTCGACAAGCTGCCCAAGCGGATTCAGCCGCAGGCCAAAGGCCATCTCCATGAGATCTGGCAAGCCAACACGCGTCACCACGCCGAGCAGGCCTTTGATCGCTTTGTTGCGACGTACGGCGACAAATACCCCAAGGCCACGGCGTGTCTGGCCAAGGATCGCACGGAGCTACTGGCGTTCTACGACTTCCCGGCGGCGCACTGGCAGCATCTACGGATCAGTAATCCGATCGAGTCGACCTTCGCCACAATTCACCTGCGAACCGCGGCGACACGCAACTGCGTGAGTGCTAAAAGCGGGTTGGCGCTGGTCCATCAACTGGCGATGAGCGCCCAGCAGCGCTGGCGCCGGCTACGCGGCTTCAAACAACTCGCCGACGTCATCAACGGCGTCCAATTCATCGACGGAATAGACGAACGCCAACTCAGCAGGAAAGCCGCCTAG
- a CDS encoding PFL_4669 family integrating conjugative element protein — MTDTPSSRTGTPAIVPGRLRNFVEMTLQTRQAQRLLQGRRGADNKPPIIGLYRYGAIVRTIWAGAARNDPYADWCLLQIEQALTESKDELATVKQTIESDMERMSAVQVGLAHSIEPAKVELTFSNPYGYMGGWLLVDMDELVLSALTARHVGLMTRDASERLLQTAGRAVRRAFASAQGYRTTAVTRKDIIDGTRRAEIAKQAMGELPQAVIDGELRPEHAPAIEGLQQSSNESGHTVATPDETYDDAADSDPDGPGTGE; from the coding sequence ATGACCGACACGCCCTCTTCCAGAACGGGTACGCCCGCAATCGTGCCGGGCCGGCTCCGCAATTTCGTCGAGATGACCCTCCAGACGCGCCAGGCGCAGCGTCTCCTCCAAGGCCGCCGCGGTGCGGATAACAAGCCGCCGATCATTGGACTGTATCGCTACGGCGCAATAGTGCGCACGATCTGGGCCGGTGCCGCGCGCAATGATCCCTATGCCGATTGGTGCCTGCTGCAGATCGAACAGGCGCTGACCGAATCGAAGGATGAACTCGCAACCGTAAAGCAAACCATCGAGTCCGACATGGAACGCATGTCGGCAGTGCAGGTGGGTCTGGCGCATTCCATCGAGCCCGCCAAGGTGGAGCTCACCTTCTCGAATCCCTATGGCTACATGGGCGGCTGGTTGCTCGTCGACATGGACGAATTGGTGCTGTCGGCGCTGACCGCGCGCCATGTGGGCCTGATGACGCGCGACGCCTCCGAACGTCTGTTGCAGACGGCCGGCCGCGCGGTTCGCCGGGCCTTTGCCTCAGCCCAGGGATATCGAACCACGGCGGTGACCCGGAAAGACATCATTGACGGCACCCGTCGTGCCGAGATCGCGAAACAGGCCATGGGCGAGCTGCCTCAAGCCGTGATCGACGGAGAGCTGCGCCCAGAGCATGCGCCGGCGATCGAGGGACTGCAGCAGTCATCCAACGAGAGTGGCCACACTGTGGCCACCCCGGACGAGACGTACGACGACGCGGCTGATTCAGATCCAGACGGCCCGGGAACGGGCGAATGA
- a CDS encoding integrase arm-type DNA-binding domain-containing protein, which translates to MTLTAVQVKQAKPRKKQYKLSDSGGLYLLVRPNGGRYWRLKYRFHGKEKTLAFGTAEDVSLADARSKRNEARKQLVDGNDPMELKRRVQETAKARQANAFETIGREWHEHKRPRWSEKHATKVIRSIENDVFPALGSRPVAEITPPEVLRVIRKIEERDALDYSHRVLQRIGMVFRYAIVTGKATYNPASDLKGALKTRKAQHHAALSRDELPAFLQALDAYDGHVITRYGLQLVGLTFLRTGELRAARWTEIDIERAEWRIPPERMKLGDEHIVPLSEQAIKLFEALSEITGRYEYVFTGRNSTLRPMSENTLLYALYRMGYKRQATVHGFRATASTILNESGFNRDAIERQLAHAEGNKVRAAYHRSEYLKERRQMMQWWGDYLDDLKRGSKITSMRA; encoded by the coding sequence GTGACGCTCACCGCCGTTCAGGTTAAACAAGCCAAGCCCCGCAAGAAGCAGTACAAGCTTTCGGATAGCGGCGGGCTTTATCTGCTCGTGCGACCTAATGGCGGCCGGTACTGGCGATTGAAATACCGATTTCATGGAAAAGAAAAAACACTCGCTTTCGGCACCGCGGAGGACGTGTCATTAGCCGACGCCCGCTCGAAACGAAACGAGGCGCGCAAGCAACTCGTCGATGGTAACGATCCAATGGAGCTTAAGCGGCGGGTCCAGGAAACAGCCAAAGCACGTCAGGCCAATGCATTCGAAACGATTGGCCGCGAATGGCACGAGCACAAACGTCCACGATGGAGTGAAAAACACGCCACGAAGGTTATACGCTCGATTGAGAACGATGTTTTCCCGGCGCTTGGCAGTCGACCTGTGGCCGAGATCACTCCGCCAGAAGTACTACGGGTCATACGCAAAATCGAGGAACGCGATGCACTCGATTACTCCCACCGCGTTCTGCAGCGCATCGGCATGGTGTTTCGATATGCCATTGTCACGGGCAAGGCGACCTATAATCCCGCTTCGGACCTCAAGGGGGCATTGAAAACCCGTAAGGCGCAACACCATGCCGCGCTATCTCGCGATGAGCTACCTGCATTTTTACAGGCCCTCGATGCCTATGATGGGCATGTGATCACGCGGTACGGTCTACAGCTCGTCGGTCTGACCTTCTTACGCACCGGCGAACTACGCGCTGCTCGGTGGACAGAGATCGATATCGAGCGCGCGGAATGGCGCATACCGCCCGAACGCATGAAACTGGGCGATGAACATATCGTGCCGCTGTCCGAGCAGGCCATAAAACTATTTGAAGCGTTAAGCGAAATCACCGGCCGATATGAGTATGTCTTTACCGGCCGAAATAGTACGTTGCGCCCCATGAGCGAGAACACGCTGCTCTATGCACTGTATCGCATGGGCTATAAGCGCCAAGCGACCGTTCACGGCTTTAGAGCCACTGCCTCGACCATCCTTAATGAGAGCGGATTCAACCGAGACGCGATAGAACGTCAACTCGCACATGCAGAGGGTAATAAGGTCCGAGCCGCATACCACAGATCCGAATACCTGAAGGAGCGCCGCCAGATGATGCAATGGTGGGGTGATTATCTCGACGATCTTAAACGAGGCTCTAAGATCACTTCGATGCGCGCCTAA
- a CDS encoding nucleoid-associated protein: MEIVNAIVHKIIKESGVVGATTQDSDEELERTGELNDLMFTLLDSYNNRSSRYAGSFNTDTNNYPLSSHLQRVLNGKISFKDFSDLAVERLREEMNSVVFASGGYLLLMRYSHNDRDMLLIAKLNSQSGAIFSEDLHKVVRAPYLNLDKLQVAARVDLRAWLEDAERYLTFVLRRDKDAGPSDYFQNFVGCQVDQDSKAESKKLVIVVRDFANGLVEAGVLPENEMPDVRRRAFDYADALRKSDAPRVESFEALANAVWPDEPEAFLRFFNNHDEPPSAGFVPDATTIKALSDINYRSKELTLKMTYEFKSAHVRVVDGKVVIEQAPDRLLRELAEG; the protein is encoded by the coding sequence ATGGAGATTGTTAACGCAATTGTTCACAAAATCATAAAGGAATCAGGAGTTGTCGGCGCGACGACTCAAGACTCTGACGAAGAACTCGAGCGGACCGGTGAACTTAATGACCTAATGTTCACTTTGCTGGACAGCTACAACAATCGTAGTTCCCGCTACGCCGGTTCTTTTAATACGGACACAAACAACTACCCTTTAAGCTCGCATTTACAGCGGGTCCTTAATGGGAAGATATCATTTAAGGACTTTTCCGATTTAGCCGTAGAGCGCCTGCGAGAAGAGATGAACAGTGTTGTTTTCGCGAGTGGTGGTTATCTCCTCCTGATGCGCTATAGCCATAATGACCGAGACATGCTCCTCATCGCCAAACTGAACTCGCAGTCCGGCGCTATCTTCTCGGAAGACCTTCACAAGGTTGTCAGGGCACCATACCTCAACCTCGACAAGCTTCAAGTGGCTGCGCGGGTTGATCTTCGAGCGTGGCTCGAGGATGCTGAGAGGTACCTCACTTTCGTGCTGCGCCGCGATAAAGATGCAGGTCCGTCCGACTATTTTCAGAACTTCGTCGGATGCCAAGTCGACCAGGACTCGAAGGCTGAATCGAAAAAACTGGTAATTGTTGTCAGGGACTTCGCCAATGGGCTGGTTGAAGCTGGCGTATTACCTGAAAACGAAATGCCCGATGTACGCAGGCGAGCCTTTGACTATGCAGACGCCTTGCGAAAGAGCGACGCCCCAAGGGTGGAAAGCTTCGAAGCGCTGGCCAACGCTGTCTGGCCGGACGAACCGGAGGCATTTCTCCGCTTCTTCAACAATCACGACGAACCGCCCTCTGCAGGCTTTGTGCCTGATGCAACAACTATTAAGGCACTTTCAGATATTAACTATCGAAGCAAAGAGCTGACTCTTAAGATGACCTACGAGTTCAAATCAGCTCACGTTCGTGTGGTTGATGGCAAAGTTGTCATCGAGCAAGCGCCGGACCGGCTGTTACGAGAGCTTGCAGAGGGCTAA
- a CDS encoding single-stranded DNA-binding protein, translated as MSNSFTARGNLAAAPGLKTVTVNGENRQVTEMRMYCDRPVPDGNDGFKDKGGFWLNVSRWGAAAEHAARVLDKGFRVKVEGTLVQNSWEKDGEKFSRLELSADDITLDLSRIESVTQRARRQESNGQQQADSNDIDAAE; from the coding sequence ATGTCGAACTCTTTCACCGCACGCGGCAATCTCGCTGCCGCACCCGGACTGAAAACTGTCACCGTCAACGGTGAGAACCGCCAAGTCACCGAGATGCGTATGTACTGCGATCGTCCCGTCCCAGACGGCAACGACGGCTTCAAGGACAAAGGCGGTTTCTGGCTGAACGTATCCCGCTGGGGTGCGGCGGCCGAACATGCCGCGCGTGTGCTCGACAAGGGTTTCCGCGTGAAGGTCGAGGGCACCTTGGTGCAGAACAGTTGGGAGAAGGACGGCGAGAAGTTTTCCCGCCTGGAACTATCGGCCGACGACATCACGCTGGATTTGTCCCGAATCGAATCGGTCACCCAGCGCGCGCGCCGCCAAGAGAGCAATGGTCAGCAACAGGCTGACTCGAATGATATCGATGCAGCCGAGTAA
- a CDS encoding topoisomerase DNA-binding C4 zinc finger domain-containing protein gives MTLDDFVARQVNWVCQAVDQVQQRGLNVPKRVEPTAGKKCPKCGKPMRKRTGQYGSFWGCTGYPACTATVQIGSERRRKKIAKE, from the coding sequence ATGACGCTCGACGACTTCGTGGCACGACAGGTGAATTGGGTATGCCAAGCTGTCGATCAGGTGCAGCAGCGCGGCCTGAATGTACCCAAACGCGTCGAACCCACGGCGGGGAAGAAATGTCCCAAGTGCGGGAAGCCAATGCGCAAGCGCACCGGCCAGTATGGGTCGTTCTGGGGTTGTACCGGATATCCCGCTTGCACGGCCACTGTGCAGATCGGCAGCGAGCGACGTCGCAAGAAAATCGCCAAAGAATGA
- a CDS encoding AlpA family transcriptional regulator, producing MSESTVATASAERRILRRPEVEAKTGFKRAHIYNLIKQGRFPKPMRLGVRAVGWDSLEIEAWIAERLNERA from the coding sequence ATGTCCGAATCAACTGTTGCAACCGCTTCCGCCGAGCGTCGTATCCTGCGGCGCCCCGAGGTCGAGGCCAAAACCGGCTTCAAGCGCGCCCATATCTACAACCTCATCAAACAGGGCCGATTTCCCAAGCCCATGCGGCTTGGCGTGCGCGCCGTCGGCTGGGACTCGCTCGAAATCGAGGCGTGGATCGCCGAGCGCCTCAACGAGCGCGCTTAA
- a CDS encoding ParB family protein, with amino-acid sequence MSQPHFRRDEAVASTDPSHAPATTTPMLVDVDQIVPYDRNPRRSPNDKRDELKAYIRETGFNQVLTITQRPDTDHPELYMIGVGGNTRLRLVQELWHETGDAHFQQVWCQFQPWTGETQTLVAHIQDNDLRGELIFIDRAIAVQELRDMLEAEAGQSLSQRALRDRLAERGYPISRTMIGWYQYTVDTLFPLIPALLQTGMGRPTITKIYDLQKAFGKAWQSLDLGEAEAANNLFEQTLQRHDGEAFDPDRLRRDLEEELSVSADCDMQRASLEFGGALHGRSNTEIETPSDTNRDDTARTAPETGQSAGAPDTHAKQCEGSDSGPPHRNDSAEDSRTARPGTTDSCPIDEEDHAADVPSPAATDASLPRDLKSLRSRAWTLASRIAQGSRLGDIVLPIRDGLGFLVGPVALETQQSWTPDVGRRALCVWWHLATLAEQFARHGRACPYMPDTWRQRRIGDAMRQARDGQQAFSQWQWQQADRDLFADVPPLEPNDLGPMLYQNWAESRWHDWIRLVETYRAIYRTTGDAPWGDDDARR; translated from the coding sequence ATGTCACAGCCACATTTCCGACGCGACGAGGCTGTGGCCAGCACCGATCCCTCCCATGCGCCGGCCACCACGACGCCGATGTTGGTCGACGTCGACCAGATCGTGCCATATGACCGTAACCCGCGCCGCAGTCCGAACGATAAGCGCGACGAGCTCAAGGCCTATATCCGGGAAACCGGATTCAATCAGGTTTTGACGATTACCCAACGCCCCGACACCGACCACCCCGAGTTGTACATGATTGGCGTCGGCGGTAACACGCGGCTGCGCCTTGTCCAGGAGCTATGGCACGAGACCGGTGATGCGCACTTCCAGCAAGTGTGGTGTCAATTTCAGCCCTGGACCGGTGAGACCCAGACGCTGGTGGCGCATATCCAGGACAACGATCTGCGCGGCGAACTGATCTTCATCGACCGCGCCATCGCTGTGCAGGAACTGCGTGACATGCTCGAGGCCGAGGCCGGCCAATCGTTATCGCAACGCGCGTTGCGCGATCGCCTGGCAGAGCGCGGTTACCCAATCAGCCGCACGATGATCGGTTGGTATCAATACACCGTCGACACCCTCTTTCCGTTGATCCCGGCCCTGCTGCAAACCGGCATGGGTCGCCCGACGATCACCAAGATCTACGACCTGCAGAAAGCCTTCGGCAAAGCTTGGCAGTCGCTGGATCTCGGCGAGGCCGAGGCAGCCAACAATCTGTTCGAACAGACGCTGCAGCGCCATGACGGCGAGGCCTTCGATCCCGACAGGCTGCGACGCGACCTCGAGGAAGAACTGTCGGTCAGCGCCGACTGCGACATGCAGCGCGCGAGTCTCGAATTTGGCGGCGCGCTACACGGTCGATCAAACACCGAGATCGAGACTCCGTCGGATACGAATCGCGACGATACGGCGCGTACTGCCCCGGAAACCGGCCAGTCGGCCGGTGCGCCCGACACGCATGCCAAACAATGCGAAGGCTCGGACAGTGGCCCGCCCCACCGGAATGACTCGGCCGAGGATAGTCGCACTGCTCGCCCTGGCACGACGGACTCATGTCCCATCGATGAAGAAGATCATGCCGCGGACGTCCCCTCGCCGGCAGCAACCGACGCGTCACTGCCGCGCGACCTCAAATCCCTACGCAGCCGGGCGTGGACGTTGGCAAGCCGTATCGCACAGGGATCGCGACTCGGCGACATCGTCTTGCCGATTCGCGATGGACTGGGTTTTCTGGTGGGACCGGTCGCGCTCGAAACGCAGCAATCCTGGACGCCCGATGTTGGCCGCCGGGCGCTGTGTGTCTGGTGGCATCTCGCCACCTTGGCCGAACAGTTCGCCCGACACGGTCGGGCCTGCCCTTATATGCCAGACACGTGGCGGCAGCGCCGGATCGGCGACGCGATGCGCCAGGCCCGCGACGGCCAACAGGCGTTTTCTCAATGGCAATGGCAACAGGCGGATCGCGACCTGTTCGCCGATGTACCACCGCTCGAACCCAACGACCTGGGGCCCATGCTCTATCAGAACTGGGCCGAGTCGCGTTGGCACGACTGGATTCGCCTGGTCGAGACCTATCGGGCGATTTATCGCACGACGGGCGACGCGCCGTGGGGGGATGACGATGCCCGCCGGTAA
- a CDS encoding TIGR03759 family integrating conjugative element protein, whose protein sequence is MARRSFIGFSFGLTLALSLPAAAQSDPAPAMLKRPTTTDQATQSRETREKAITKQPAQQWDLSVSEWQRYKTLLKGIDGYRSDKLDPLTELGIRARSTAERRRYARKLARLEHERTQRVLAFQKTYDQVFSQMYAGQTPVNAQGMTQALMAGPQSAAKLGLDQSSRPAIVVRIHDCSACKRIVQKQANSQMPMDIYVVDADSDDAIRRWAIQVGLNPKRVRSGDITLNHAPQKLVRTIDADSLPHVFSR, encoded by the coding sequence ATGGCTCGACGCTCGTTCATTGGCTTTTCGTTCGGCCTGACACTGGCGCTGTCCCTGCCGGCCGCGGCGCAGTCGGATCCGGCGCCGGCGATGCTCAAGCGGCCGACCACCACCGACCAGGCCACGCAATCACGCGAGACCCGCGAGAAAGCGATCACCAAGCAACCCGCACAGCAATGGGATCTGTCGGTGTCCGAATGGCAACGCTACAAGACGTTGCTTAAAGGCATCGACGGCTATCGCTCCGACAAGCTGGACCCGCTCACCGAACTCGGTATCCGGGCGCGCTCGACGGCCGAACGGCGCCGCTACGCGCGCAAGCTCGCCCGCCTCGAACACGAGCGCACCCAGCGCGTGCTCGCCTTCCAGAAAACCTATGACCAGGTCTTTTCCCAGATGTACGCCGGCCAAACACCGGTCAATGCCCAGGGCATGACCCAGGCCCTCATGGCCGGCCCGCAGTCCGCAGCCAAGCTGGGCCTGGATCAGTCGTCACGCCCGGCCATTGTAGTCCGCATCCATGACTGTTCGGCTTGCAAGCGCATCGTGCAAAAGCAGGCGAACTCTCAAATGCCTATGGACATCTACGTCGTGGATGCCGACAGCGACGACGCGATTCGCCGCTGGGCGATACAGGTCGGCTTGAATCCAAAACGCGTGCGCAGTGGCGACATCACGCTCAATCACGCGCCGCAAAAGCTGGTACGCACCATCGATGCGGATTCGCTGCCGCACGTGTTCTCGCGCTGA
- a CDS encoding tyrosine-type recombinase/integrase translates to MEHVDQWESAHKKSAIVPWNKGRLVGPKPPLRLKEIWGIRVRLQLAAQTRDLALFNLAIDSKLRGCDLVRLKVQDVAHGGRVLSRTAIVQQKTGRPVQFELTEQTRTSIETWISAVALRANDYLFPSRVSGSPHLSTRQYARVVKSWVESIGLDPLEYGTSYCQIWCMGKKLGGFPAELAFVYSVDELDAVDDVGELFEAA, encoded by the coding sequence ATGGAGCATGTCGACCAATGGGAAAGCGCTCATAAAAAAAGCGCCATCGTTCCGTGGAACAAAGGCCGCTTAGTCGGCCCGAAGCCACCGCTAAGGCTCAAAGAAATCTGGGGTATCCGGGTAAGGCTACAGCTTGCCGCCCAGACGCGGGATCTTGCACTGTTTAATCTCGCGATCGACAGCAAGCTACGCGGATGTGATCTCGTCAGGCTGAAGGTTCAAGACGTCGCGCACGGTGGCCGCGTACTGTCCCGCACCGCGATTGTTCAGCAGAAGACGGGCCGACCTGTACAGTTCGAACTGACAGAGCAAACGCGTACTTCAATCGAAACATGGATAAGCGCCGTCGCGCTGCGAGCCAACGATTATCTATTTCCGAGCCGGGTGTCTGGTTCTCCACATCTATCTACGCGGCAATACGCCCGAGTCGTTAAATCGTGGGTTGAGAGTATCGGCCTCGACCCTCTCGAGTACGGCACGAGTTACTGTCAAATCTGGTGTATGGGAAAGAAGCTAGGCGGCTTTCCTGCTGAGTTGGCGTTCGTCTATTCCGTCGATGAATTGGACGCCGTTGATGACGTCGGCGAGTTGTTTGAAGCCGCGTAG
- a CDS encoding STY4526/YPO1902 family pathogenicity island replication protein produces MPAGNADLTLAILIYATACLENGDWAVLRDLNFGQQEIEALESLQFSEFLSIADRMDGHVLDISLDRERFWLVLKEMKAERAIEKLKTEMVCREAPADMMRHLFGMTDRQYTAMRRRFRCSQRGPGRPAEPDTETMDTIWAAWQRHLDGREPQSAIEWLQLSDASGVDCRTVWRFIRGANALERTS; encoded by the coding sequence ATGCCCGCCGGTAACGCAGATCTGACGCTCGCCATTCTGATTTACGCCACGGCCTGTCTGGAGAACGGAGATTGGGCGGTGCTGCGCGACCTGAACTTCGGCCAACAGGAAATCGAGGCTTTGGAGTCGCTGCAATTCTCCGAATTTCTATCGATTGCCGATCGTATGGACGGGCACGTACTCGATATCAGCCTGGATCGCGAACGTTTCTGGCTTGTGCTGAAGGAAATGAAGGCCGAACGCGCGATCGAGAAGTTGAAGACCGAAATGGTTTGCCGCGAAGCGCCGGCCGACATGATGCGCCACCTGTTCGGCATGACCGATCGTCAATATACGGCGATGCGGCGTCGCTTTCGCTGCAGTCAACGCGGCCCCGGCCGGCCCGCTGAACCGGATACCGAAACGATGGACACGATCTGGGCGGCTTGGCAACGCCATCTCGATGGCCGAGAACCTCAATCGGCGATTGAATGGTTGCAGCTGTCGGATGCGTCTGGCGTGGATTGTCGCACCGTATGGCGGTTCATTCGTGGCGCGAACGCCCTCGAGCGGACATCGTGA